The genomic DNA TCTCTTCTCTGGGAGCTCCAACGATTGTAAAATAACGTGTCATTGCTAAAGTAAGGCTCTGGGAAGCCACTGTGAATCCTTAGCCTCTCCCAATATTGTTCTGTGCTTTGATTGCTTAAGTTGAACTGGAAAAAAGTCATGACTTTTTTCCAGTTGGCCTGAAAGGAGCTATAACTATTTGTAATTATAGTATTTTAGCGGGAGTTTGTGCCTGGAGTTTTGCTTCGGCTTAACTCCATTTGTTCGCTTATTTTTTTCTACCTCGTGCACGGCGCTTGTCTGCTTTTTGCTCTTCTACCTGCGGCCTCTCGTTTTCATCCAGGAACCTAAAAGTCGTCGCAACCACATTGGCCTGTAAAGCCATGGCGTTGTCGATTAATTCGGGCTCCCGCATGTGGAATTCATCGAGGTTAACAATTCTGCTTAAATGCCCTACCTCGTCAAAAAACGTGGCTACTTGATGATAGGAGCCAGAAACTATTAGTTCTACTGGAACTTCGGCATAATAATCTTTTTTCTCTTCATGTCTGGGTTTAAAAAGCTGAATATCTAAGCCAGAATCTTTTCCCACGGAAGATACCTTGGCCAGGAGTTCGTCAATTTCCTTTTTGTCTGGCAGTTCTGTTAAAGCTTTCTTTAATTCGACTTCTAGTCTGTCAACTTCTACCAAGAACTTGTCCAAATTCGCGGCAATGGCTTTTTGTTGGGCAATCTGGTATCTCAAGCCATTTTCTCCATCCACCTTTTTCTTAGTTTCAGCGTAGGATTCGTAAACTGGCGAATAGAAAAGGTACCAAAACGCACCGCCTATTAATAGGAGGCTCGCCAGCATGATTAGAATTTTATGCTGAATGGGAAGTTGTAAAATATTTTCTAGCTGTGAGTTCATAGTTTTACTAGTCTGCTTATAAAGTGTTTCGCCTGCCTCGTACGCCTCATATTTTGGGAATATTATTTTCCATTGATTTTTCGAGAGCTTCTAATTCAGCCGGTTTGTTAGTTGCGCTTTTTTGAGCATCAGCTCGTA from Deltaproteobacteria bacterium includes the following:
- a CDS encoding type 4a pilus biogenesis protein PilO, translating into MNSQLENILQLPIQHKILIMLASLLLIGGAFWYLFYSPVYESYAETKKKVDGENGLRYQIAQQKAIAANLDKFLVEVDRLEVELKKALTELPDKKEIDELLAKVSSVGKDSGLDIQLFKPRHEEKKDYYAEVPVELIVSGSYHQVATFFDEVGHLSRIVNLDEFHMREPELIDNAMALQANVVATTFRFLDENERPQVEEQKADKRRARGRKK